The Microbacterium phyllosphaerae region CACCTGATCGCTGGACTCGGGGTCGAGAGAGGCGACGGGCTCGTCGGCGAGCAGGATGTCGGGCTTCTGCATGAGCGCTCGCGCGATCGCGACCCGCTGCTGCTGACCACCCGAGAGGGTGTCGCTGCGCTGGTAAGCACGGTCGAGCAGGCCGACGCGGTCGAGGTGCCCGAGCGCCCGCAGCTTCGCGGCTTTCGAGTAGCCCCACAGGCCGAGACGCGGGCCCCTGACCTCGGAGAGGGAGCCGGTGAGCACGTTCTCGAGAACGGTGAGCGAGGGCACGAGCTCGAACTGCTGGAAGATGAAGCCCACGCGGCTACGGAGCGTGCGCAGCGCCCTGCCCCTCAGGGCCGGCACCTGGGAGCCCAGCACCTCGATGTCACCGGAGGTCGGAGTCTCGAGTCCGTCGAGATGGCGGAGCAGCGTCGACTTGCCCGAACCGGAGAGTCCGAGCAGCACGACGATCTCGCCGCGTGACACCTGCAGCGACACATCCTTGAGTGCCGTCGTCGAACCGAAGTTCTTGGTCACGCCCGCCAGGCGGATCAGGGCATCGGATGCCGCATTCATTGCATTCTCTCCAGTGGTGCGTCGTGTTCGGGTGTGCGGTGCTCGGTTGTTCGTCGTGCGGGGGCGATGCGCGTGGCTGCGGGTGAGTGCCCTTCGTCTCTCGCCGCTGCTGCGAAGATGCGACGAAGGGCGCTCGAACCCGACCGGCGTTCAGTGGTCGGGGATCAGCCCTGGCACTGCTCCGCTTCGGTCTCCTTGCAGATGTCGCGGATCAGGTCGTAGTACGCATCGTCGACCGGCTTCGTGGCGTAGAAGACGCTGCGGAAGGCGTCGGTGTCGGCGCTGTCGATACCGGCGGCGATGATGTCGTCGATCGTGATCTCGGAGAGCCCGTCGATGAGCTTCTTCGAGACGTCATCCGGAAGCGTCGAGGAGTAGACGAGCGGAGCGCCCGGGACCATGGTCTCGTCGATGACCTTCACGGCATCCGACTTCTCGACCTCGGAGTCTTCGGCGAAGCCGACCTCGCACTCGACTCCCTCGCCGACCTTCTGCACACTCACGTCGTGCTTGCCCGCGAAGACGGGGGTGATGTCGGTCTTGGGGTCGATACCCGCCTCGAGCAGGTTGTATGACGGGAAGAGGTAGCCCGACGTCGACGACGGGTCGACGAAGCAGACCTTCTTGCCCTTGAAGTCCTCGATGCTCGAGATGTCGCTGTCGGCGGGGACGATCGCCTGGGAGTAGTAGCCGGGCTCCTGGCCCTCTTCGGTCACGATCGACGAGATCGGCGTGAGCTTCGCGCCGTTGTTCGTCGCGGTGACGTAGGTGAAGCCCGAGAACGAGGCGACGTCGACCTTGCCGGCGACGGCGGCCTCGATGAGAGCCGCGTAGTCGGTGGACTCGTGGTACTCGACGGTCTTGCCGGTGATCTCGGCGATGTAGTCCATGAGCGGCTGATAGTTCGTCTCGGTGTCGACCGAGTCGGGCACGACGCCGAAGACGAGGGTGTTCTCGTCGACGGCGAAGCCGCTGGTGGCGGACGACTCGTCAGCACCGGCACTGCCGGTTGCCTCGGCGGTGCCGGAACAGGCGGCGAGGCCGAGCGCGAGGATCGCGGCGCCGGCGAGTACGGGGAGAGCGCGGAGCTTCATGAGGACCTTTCAGAGTGGGAGGGGTGATCCAGAAGCCACTCTGACAGCCCGAAGCGGGAGATATATACCTAACTCGGCAGAGTTCAGCGTTCGTTCATCCGAGGTTTTCCGGGATGAACACGGTCAGAACATGCGAACATCCAGGGTGGTTGCCCAAGTAGTATGCCTATGTGGCCGAAGCTGTATACACCCAGATCGCTGACGACCTGCGTGCCCGGATCGCGGAGGGCACTCTGCGCCCCGGCGATGACGTTCCCACGGAGTCGGAACTCGCCGACCGGTGGCACACCTCGCGTGGCCCGATCCGCAATGCGCTGGCCGCGCTGCGGAGTGAAGGCCTCATCGAGACGGGTCGCGGTCGTCCGGCTCGCGTCGTCGCCCGCAAGGCGAGTCAGGCCGTCGACATGTCGGTCCCGTTCACTCGCTGGGCCCGCGAACTCGGGGTCACGCCGGGTGCGCAGACCCAGGAACTGAGCCTGCGTCGCGCCGGCGATCGCGCCGAGATGCTCGGCGTCGCTCCCGACGACACGATCGTGAGCGTCGTGCGTCTGCGGCTGCTCGACGGCAGGCCGACGATGCTCGAGCGACTCTTCTACACGGAGGCCGTCGGACGACGACTGTTCGACGTGGACCCCGACGAGATCTCGATCACCGAGTACCTGGGCTCGGTCGGGCATCCGATCGTGGGACTGCAGCATCAGATCGACGCGGTCGCGGCGGACGAGCAGGATGCTGCGCTACTGCGCGTGCCGCAGGGGACGCCGATCCTTCGGTTGAGCAGGATCTCCAGAGACGCGGACGGGCACATCTTCGAAGCGTCGGAAGACCGGTACCTCAGCGAGGTCGTGCGCTTCACGGTCGCCGCATCCGGGATATCGACGGACGGCCACTACATGCGTGCGGTGGGCGGGTAGAGCCGTAGGACCGGCACTGCCGGACGGCTGCACGCCGTCGCGCCGAATCCGACGTCCGTCTCCGGGACGCTGGGCTGCGGGCAGCTGGCTTCGACTCCTTGGGGAGGAGAGAAGCCGATCGCGAGCGCGATGGGGATCAGATTCCAAGGACCGCGCTCGCGATCACAGCGCTGGGGATGCGCTATTTCTGGGGTATACCCAATGTAAGCGCCCGGCTACACCATCGAACACGGTCTATAGTCGAGATCTCACATAGACCTTTGTCTAGGATTCCGCTCGTGAAGCCCGGAATTCCGCGGATCTCGGATTGGATACCGGTATTCCGCGACCGCGATGGGAGATCGTACGGGGTGCCGTGTCAGGGGGTCGCGACGGACCGCGCGATCGGTAGACGAGCGGTCACGACCCATCGACCATCGTCCTCGCCGGCGGTGAACTCGCCGCTCGCTCCGAGCACGCGCTCAGCCATGCGGCCGATGCCGGTGCGACTGGAGGAGAGCTCGCGACGCGGAGTCACGGAGAGGGGGCTGCTGACGACCAGCCCCGCCATCTCGTCGTCGATGTCGAGTCGGATCTCGATCTCACCCGGACCGGCGTACTTGAGGGCGTTCGTCGCAGACTCGCGCATGATTCGCGCGAAGATGATCTCGGCCGCGCGCGGGATGCGCTCGTCCGTGGGGTCACCCTTGACGAGCACCGGATGCCCGGCGGCCTCGAATTCCTGCTTGGCCTCGTCGACAGACGCTGCGAGGTCGCCTGCCGGCATGCCCTCGGAGCGGGGGCCGTCGTCGGCGAGATCGATCACGAAGCGGAGATCGGTCATCGCCTTGCGGGCGGCGATGCGGATCGCTTCCTGCGATTCGGTACTGGTGCGGTCGTCGTCGAGCATCTGCACGTGCAGCGACACCACCGTGAGGTGGTGAGCGATGCTGTCGTGCAGCTCGCCGGCGATCCAACGTCGTTCGGCGAGTACTGCTTGGCGTTCCTGCTCGGCCTTCTCAGCCAACTGCACTTCGAGCGTGCGTCCTCGGGCGAATGCCATGCGTAGCGCGAAGCCGACGGCTCCGGACACAACGGCGACGACGAGGTAGATGCCGATGTTGACCGCGACGCGCGTATCTGTGTACGCCGTCAGTGCGGTCGCGAGGAGGAAACCACCCGAATACGAGAGGACCAGTGAGGTCCAACCCAGTCGAACGATGAGGCCCGCCGCGAATGCGGCGACCGTCAACACCTGGGACTCGATGCCGGGGATGAAAGAGAGTGCGACGACGACGGCGAGCGCGTACGTCGCGATGAGAGGCGACCAGAGATAGAGGGCGAGAACCGCGGATGACGCGAGCCCAATCACCGCAGCCAACGGCTCCAACCCCGGAGGGAGGAACAGGCCGACGATGTCGAAGATCACGATCGTTCCGATGACCGCCACGATGGCGATCCGTTCGATCGTGCTCAGCTTCTCGCCCTTGCCGAGCCGCGCGACATCAGACCTGTCACTGCTCGAAAGACTTAAAGCCATGCTTCAGTATCTCCTATCCGCCAGATATATTAACGGTAGAAGCCGAAGAAGTATCCAACCTGGTTCCAGAAAGACATAGAGATTCACCTCATTTCTTGCACTTTTGACTAGCGATGTATTCATCTTCTCGGTGATCTGCACGTCGCACATCTGTCTCTCGTCTAGACCTCGATAGCCAAAAGTCCAATACATCGCGGCTGAGGTCACCCCCGGTTAGGCTTCCTGCATGTCCCAAATCCGCGTTGTGATCGTCGATGACGATCCCCTGGTGCGCTCCGCGCTCTCTCACTTCGTCTCGCGAGACCCCGAGATCACGGTGATCGCCGAAGCCGAGTCGGGGCTGGAGGGCATCGAGGTCGTCGAACGCGAGCGCCCTGACGTGGTCATGATGGACGTGCAGATGCCCGAGATGAACGGCATCGAGGCGACGGCCGTGATCAGCGAGCGCTGGCCCGAGATCAAGATCCTCGCGGTCACGACTCTCGACGGCAGTGACACCGTGCTTCCGATGCTCAGCGCCGGCGCGTCGGGCTACCTGCTGAAGGACTCGAGCGCAGCGAGCATCCTCGAGGGCGTCCGCGAGGTGTACAGCGGTGCGAGCTCGCTTTCGCCGCGGATCGCTTCGCTGCTGATCAAGCACGTGCGTGACACCGAACCTGTGGCGAGCGACGGCACTCTCGAGGTGCTCACCGATCGCGAGCAGGAAGTCTTGCAGCGTCTCGCACAGGGCATGTCGAACGCGGAGATCGCGCGGACGCTCATCGTCTCGGAGGGGACGGTGAAGGCCCATCTGGGACGCATCATGTCGAAGTGGCATGTGCGCGACCGTGTGCAGATCCTCGTCACCGCAGCGCACGCCGGACTGGTCGAGTTCCGCTGAGTCGGGTATCTCGCTGAGTCGGGTATCTCGCTGAGCCGGGTATCTCGCTGAGCCGGGTATCTCGCTGAGCCGGGTATCTCGCTGAGCCGGGTATCTCGCTGAGCCGGGTATCTCGCTGAGCCGGGTATCTCGCTGAGCCGGGTCTGCGGCTGAGCCTGTGCTGGGCGTGCGTAATCCTCTGACTATCGGTGCAGGTCAGCCGGTGTAGTTCGGCCTGTGCAAGTCAGTCGCCGCAGGTCAGCCGGTGCAGTTCAGCCGGTGCGGGCAAGCGCCATCGAGCGGACGGGCGTCTTCGGGAGGCTGAGTCGCGGGGTGCGCCACCGCTGTTCGGGGTCCCACCATCTCGGACCCCGCACCTGCGGGACACCATCATTCATCCGGATCTCCCACCCGGAGGAACCGAGACTTCGGTGATGCCACCAGCACAACGGCACGCCGTTATCCGTATGGGTGGGCCCGCCCCGCGCGTGTTCGGTGACGTGGTGGATCTCACACCACGACGCCGGCACATGACACCCGGGGATCAGACACTCCTTGTCACGAGCGACGATCGCGCGGCGTTGGTGCACGGTGAACACCCGGTCGGTGGTCGTGATCCCGATGATCCGCCCCTCATCGAACAGCACCCGTTGGATCACCCCGCTGCATGCGACCTGCGCGGCGACCGACACGGGGACATGCGCGCCGGATCCGGGGATCGTCCCCCACCCGCCATTGCCGCGATTGCGGCTCGCTCCGTATGCGTTGCCTCCGAAAGCGGCACTGGCGGCACCCCCGGAATAGACGGCAAGATCTCGTGCATCGACGTTCACGACCAGAACCGGTGACGACCCACCGAGAGTGGGCGTGTCTTTGTGGCGGGCGGCGATCGCGAGAGCCATGGCGAGAGCGTCGTGACGTTTCTGCGCCGCGGTGCGGTCATCGAGCACGCAGCGCGGGTCAGAGTTGAACGGATCAGAACCCTCGCCGTCGTCACCTGCACCTGCACCTGCACCTGCACCCGCACCCGCACCCGCACCCGCACCCGCACCCGCACCAAAGTCGGCACCAGCACCAGCACCAGCACCAGCACCAGCACCAGCGCCAAAGTCCGCGCCCGCATTCGCGCCATCGTCCGTGCCCGCGTCAGAGTGCGCATCCGCATCGAAGTCCGTATCGGCATCAACACCGCCGCTCGGGGCGAAGCGCACGCCCGGCATCGGTGGGCCATCGCCTTTCGGGTTGAGGATCGCGTCCAGGATGAGTTGCAGCTGTGCGGCCGCGTCCGGGGTCAGGTACCCCCGGATCGCATGCATGCCGTCTTTCAACCGGCCGATCGTGATCCCCCGCCGACGACGCGCGTCTTCATCTTTGGGTTCTTCCCCGTCAGGGTCGAACATCGACGCGAGATCCTCCGCGAGAGCCTTCAAGTCCTGCACCGTCGGCGCCGGACCCGATTCCCCGTCCTCAACATCCGCGTCCGCGTCCGCGTCCGCGTCCGGACCATCATCCACGTCGGCCGCGAGGCCGTGACCCCGGGCACACCCCGCCAACGCGACGTCCGCCGCCAACCGTTGATCGATCGTGAGTCGATCCCACACTCTCTCGATCGGACCCGTCGCCGCCACAAACCCGGCCACCCCGACCACCCCGTCCAGCAACGCGAGCCGCAACTCCGCCCACCGGGCCGGCATCCGCTCCCCCGCCAAACTCACCGGACGCCGCACCAGATCGACGACCCTGTCGACCCGCGACGCACCCCGCACATCCACCCGCAGCATCCGCTGCAACAACTCATTCAGACCCCGACACCCCGCCACATGCGGAAAATCCCCCGCATCCCCCGTCGCGACGGTCTCCACGATCACCGCCTCGACCCGCCGGAACGCCGCCCCCGCACCCTGCAACACCGTGATCCGCTGCGCATCGGTCAGCCCCGCGAGCGCGTCGTCGGACAGCACAGTGTCGAGGTCGGCGATGACCCGATCCAGAAGCTCGACAGTGCTGTTCATACCCGCAAGTCAACACGGAACCACCGACATTCAAGACCCGAAACCACCCCGATTTACCCCAGATCAGAGCACGTATCCCAGCCTTCCGGAATGCCGCAGAGAGACAGGCGTAACGGTGGGATGGAAACGGCGAAGCGAAGACACGAGAACAGGAGATGAGAAAACGAGAAGACACGAGAACGGGAGAGGAGAGAACGAGAAGACACGAAAACGGGAGAGGAGAGAACGAGAAGACACGAGAACAGGAGATGGGAGGAGTGAAGAAGAAGACACGACTCGAGTCGAGAGGAGAAGAGCAGAGCAGAGCAGATACGAACGCGATGGGTCTCCGGACCCTGGGAGCAAAGGTGAGACAGGTGCATGGGCTCAGGGGCCAACCGGCGGATGGCATCGGCGAGCGGGACAGGAGGTGGAACAGCGGGCGAGAACGGGCAGACGGGACCGGAGGCGGAACAGGCCGATGCGACCTGTAGGCCAGCGCAGGTGAGACCCTGGGGGCTGGCCGCAGGTGGGACAGGAGGTAGGCCAGCGCGGGTGAGACTCGGGGCGGGGGCCGGTGGCCGCGGGCGGGACCGAAGGTGGCCAGCACAGGTGAGAAGTGGGGCGGGCGGGAGCTCCGCGCAGAAAAGAAGCACGAGCGAGCGGACGATCAGTTCCGCGGCGATGCCGCCTTCATGAACACATCGACCTCGTCCTCGGTGTCGAGGGCGAACCCGTGCCTCTCATACAGGCGCCTCGCGGGGCTCCCCTGCAGCACGTTGAGCCGAAACTGGTGCTCCTGGCCGCCGTCCGCGAGCAGCTTCGCGAGAACCGCAGACCCGAGCCCTCGCCCCTGCACGGCGGGGTCGAGATAGAAGTGCTCGATCCACACTCCGTCGTTCTCATGCCGGACCGCGACGAGACCGACGTCCTCTCCGTCGACGACGATCACACGCGTGTTCTCGGGAACGAACGCATCGAGGAACCGCTGCCGCACGCGCACCGGATCGTATCGATCCAGCCGCTCGAGATCGGGGCGCATGACGATCGCGCGCAGTTCCGCCATCCACGCGGCATCCGACGCACTGCTCGCTCGAAGACTCCATGCGACTGGCACGGCATCAATCCAATCACCCCATCTCACGCACGAAGAATGCTCACGCCACGTGCTCACAACGCGAGCAGCACGATGCCGACCGCGACCACAGCGGAGGCGGCGATCCGCCATCCCGGCCTGCTCTCCTTCAGCGCGAAGACGCCGAACAGTGAGACCAGCACGACGCTGACCTCGCGCAGCGGCGCGACGAGGGCGACGGGCGCGATCTGGATGGCTGTGAGCACGAGGATGTACGACAGCGGCGACAGGATGCTGAATGCCGCGATCCGGCGCCACTGCGTGCGTCCGAGAGTGCGTACGGCGGCCCACCGACCTCGCACGCCGATCGAGTAGAACGGGATCTCGAGCAGCATCGTGCCGACCATGAACGCGACGGGCGACAGGTTCCAGGTGCGCACGGCGTTCGCGTCCCAGATCGTGTAGATCGCGATTGCCACGCCGGTGAGCAGGCCGAACAGAAGCCCCGGATCGATGCCCCGTCGCGAGCCTGCTGAGCGACCTCGGTCGACGACGCCGATCGCGACGACTCCGAGGATGATCGCGCCGACGCCGACGAGCGCGAGAGCCGACGGACTCTCCCCCAGCAGCACGACGGCGATGATGACCGACAGGAAGGGTCCGGTTCCCCTCGCCGTCGCATAGACCGTCGAGAGGTTGCCCTCCCGGTATCCGCGCTGAAGCACCGCCATGTAGACCACATGCAGCACAGCAGAGACGCCGACCCCCAGCAGGAACCCCTGCACGTCGTCGGTGCCGAGTCCCCCGGTGAACGGGATGACTCCGATCCACACGGCCGTGCCGCCGACCGCACCCCACCACAGGAACGGCATCCCTGCCCTGCTCACGCCATGGGCGATGACGTTCCACGCGGCGTGGGTGATCGCGGCGGCGAAGACGAGAGCGAAGGCGAGAGCGGACATGCGAGACCCTTCCGTCCGTCGCGAGGCGCGACGAACAGGGTCCTCCGGGCTTTTGTCCTGTCAGATGACGGCACCCCTGCGGAGAGGCGCCGTGGCGCCGCTCGGACCAGACGGGACGAACCCCGGAACCCTAGGCGCTATCGAGAGCGACAGTACCCGGAGACGGTGACCAGCAGGTGAACAGACACCGGGAGCAGGATGCCCGGAGAACCGTGAAGCGCCCGGCACGGGGATCCGTACCGGGCGCTTCACATCAGTTCTCAGTCCGTCAGGCTGTGCTCGGTCTCCCGGCGACGCACGCGTGACACGAAGAGCACGAGCGCACCGACCGCCAGCAGCGCGAGCGCCCAGCCGAGCCCGGTGATGACGCCACCGGTCACTGCCAGCACGTCGAGATCGACCGTCGCGGTCGCCGCGGCCGTGACGACGACGGTGCCCGCGGCACCGCTCACCGTCGCCACGTTCACGACCTTGCCGCTCGCGACATCGGCCGTGGTCAGCGTGTAGCCGATCGGTCCGCAGGCGGCGGTGTCACCGGGCGCGAGGTCGGCGATCTCGCAGGCGAGCGTCGCGCCGAGTTTCGG contains the following coding sequences:
- a CDS encoding sensor histidine kinase; its protein translation is MALSLSSSDRSDVARLGKGEKLSTIERIAIVAVIGTIVIFDIVGLFLPPGLEPLAAVIGLASSAVLALYLWSPLIATYALAVVVALSFIPGIESQVLTVAAFAAGLIVRLGWTSLVLSYSGGFLLATALTAYTDTRVAVNIGIYLVVAVVSGAVGFALRMAFARGRTLEVQLAEKAEQERQAVLAERRWIAGELHDSIAHHLTVVSLHVQMLDDDRTSTESQEAIRIAARKAMTDLRFVIDLADDGPRSEGMPAGDLAASVDEAKQEFEAAGHPVLVKGDPTDERIPRAAEIIFARIMRESATNALKYAGPGEIEIRLDIDDEMAGLVVSSPLSVTPRRELSSSRTGIGRMAERVLGASGEFTAGEDDGRWVVTARLPIARSVATP
- the phnC gene encoding phosphonate ABC transporter ATP-binding protein, producing MNAASDALIRLAGVTKNFGSTTALKDVSLQVSRGEIVVLLGLSGSGKSTLLRHLDGLETPTSGDIEVLGSQVPALRGRALRTLRSRVGFIFQQFELVPSLTVLENVLTGSLSEVRGPRLGLWGYSKAAKLRALGHLDRVGLLDRAYQRSDTLSGGQQQRVAIARALMQKPDILLADEPVASLDPESSDQVMALIREIAADEGLTVVCSLHQVDLAISWADRIVGLRHGEIVLDTPTTDLTKAEVMEIYGRVATTTAEIQAVRAELTDITTDVVVDASEIDAVLTEKARVS
- a CDS encoding response regulator; translation: MSQIRVVIVDDDPLVRSALSHFVSRDPEITVIAEAESGLEGIEVVERERPDVVMMDVQMPEMNGIEATAVISERWPEIKILAVTTLDGSDTVLPMLSAGASGYLLKDSSAASILEGVREVYSGASSLSPRIASLLIKHVRDTEPVASDGTLEVLTDREQEVLQRLAQGMSNAEIARTLIVSEGTVKAHLGRIMSKWHVRDRVQILVTAAHAGLVEFR
- a CDS encoding GntR family transcriptional regulator, which gives rise to MAEAVYTQIADDLRARIAEGTLRPGDDVPTESELADRWHTSRGPIRNALAALRSEGLIETGRGRPARVVARKASQAVDMSVPFTRWARELGVTPGAQTQELSLRRAGDRAEMLGVAPDDTIVSVVRLRLLDGRPTMLERLFYTEAVGRRLFDVDPDEISITEYLGSVGHPIVGLQHQIDAVAADEQDAALLRVPQGTPILRLSRISRDADGHIFEASEDRYLSEVVRFTVAASGISTDGHYMRAVGG
- a CDS encoding HNH endonuclease signature motif containing protein, with the translated sequence MLSDDALAGLTDAQRITVLQGAGAAFRRVEAVIVETVATGDAGDFPHVAGCRGLNELLQRMLRVDVRGASRVDRVVDLVRRPVSLAGERMPARWAELRLALLDGVVGVAGFVAATGPIERVWDRLTIDQRLAADVALAGCARGHGLAADVDDGPDADADADADVEDGESGPAPTVQDLKALAEDLASMFDPDGEEPKDEDARRRRGITIGRLKDGMHAIRGYLTPDAAAQLQLILDAILNPKGDGPPMPGVRFAPSGGVDADTDFDADAHSDAGTDDGANAGADFGAGAGAGAGAGAGADFGAGAGAGAGAGAGAGAGAGAGDDGEGSDPFNSDPRCVLDDRTAAQKRHDALAMALAIAARHKDTPTLGGSSPVLVVNVDARDLAVYSGGAASAAFGGNAYGASRNRGNGGWGTIPGSGAHVPVSVAAQVACSGVIQRVLFDEGRIIGITTTDRVFTVHQRRAIVARDKECLIPGCHVPASWCEIHHVTEHARGGPTHTDNGVPLCWWHHRSLGSSGWEIRMNDGVPQVRGPRWWDPEQRWRTPRLSLPKTPVRSMALARTG
- a CDS encoding phosphate/phosphite/phosphonate ABC transporter substrate-binding protein, translated to MKLRALPVLAGAAILALGLAACSGTAEATGSAGADESSATSGFAVDENTLVFGVVPDSVDTETNYQPLMDYIAEITGKTVEYHESTDYAALIEAAVAGKVDVASFSGFTYVTATNNGAKLTPISSIVTEEGQEPGYYSQAIVPADSDISSIEDFKGKKVCFVDPSSTSGYLFPSYNLLEAGIDPKTDITPVFAGKHDVSVQKVGEGVECEVGFAEDSEVEKSDAVKVIDETMVPGAPLVYSSTLPDDVSKKLIDGLSEITIDDIIAAGIDSADTDAFRSVFYATKPVDDAYYDLIRDICKETEAEQCQG
- a CDS encoding EamA family transporter, whose protein sequence is MSALAFALVFAAAITHAAWNVIAHGVSRAGMPFLWWGAVGGTAVWIGVIPFTGGLGTDDVQGFLLGVGVSAVLHVVYMAVLQRGYREGNLSTVYATARGTGPFLSVIIAVVLLGESPSALALVGVGAIILGVVAIGVVDRGRSAGSRRGIDPGLLFGLLTGVAIAIYTIWDANAVRTWNLSPVAFMVGTMLLEIPFYSIGVRGRWAAVRTLGRTQWRRIAAFSILSPLSYILVLTAIQIAPVALVAPLREVSVVLVSLFGVFALKESRPGWRIAASAVVAVGIVLLAL
- a CDS encoding GNAT family N-acetyltransferase, yielding MAELRAIVMRPDLERLDRYDPVRVRQRFLDAFVPENTRVIVVDGEDVGLVAVRHENDGVWIEHFYLDPAVQGRGLGSAVLAKLLADGGQEHQFRLNVLQGSPARRLYERHGFALDTEDEVDVFMKAASPRN